From one Trifolium pratense cultivar HEN17-A07 linkage group LG1, ARS_RC_1.1, whole genome shotgun sequence genomic stretch:
- the LOC123902752 gene encoding cylicin-2-like isoform X2 — translation MLSGVKFIPRDQVQDDNLDSVSKDRKKSDSRRKKDKRKGKSSRNISSDEDELDKIKKGSRKKKWYSSDESSSSYTTESESDRDDKKGRRKGKKKKGDGSSDYSGERSKRKTRSRSGKKEYTSEEGSSSSDGSDGSLGRQGKHRKSRTKDGSRENKIKGEATDMAANSTSEKDIARKEMGLDWMLRSESKRPTVSETKEILPEEVPVEEVVEVSTSKTEKHGHSPPVLSPTKNFRHRVDQAMDSLESLEKGSDH, via the exons ATGCTTTCTGGTGTGAAATTCATTCCTCGTGACCAG GTGCAAGATGATAACTTGGATTCTGTTTCCAAAGATAGAAAAAAATCAGATAGTAGAAGGAAAAAGGATAAAAGGAAAGGGAAGAGCTCTAGGAATATATCTTCTGATGAGGATGAGCTTGATAAGATAAAAAAAGGATCTAGAAAGAAGAAATGGTATTCGTCCGATGAAAGTTCTTCGTCTTATACAACTGAAAGTGAAAGTGACCGGGATGATAAGAAAGGGAGAAGGAAAGGGAAGAAGAAAAAGGGTGATGGTTCGTCGGATTATTCCGGTGAAAGGTCAAAACGAAAGACGAGGTCAAGGAGTGGTAAAAAGGAATATACATCGGAGGAAGGTTCATCTTCTTCAGATGGTAGTGATGGTTCTTTGGGTCGCCAAGGGAAGCATCGAAAGTCACGTACAAAAGATGGGAGTAGAGAGAATAAGATCAAAGGTGAAGCTACTGACATGGCAGCCAATTCTACAAGTGAGAAGGATATTGCAAGAAAAGAAATGGGATTGGATTGGATGCTTCGGTCTGAAAGTAAGAGGCCTACAGTTTCAGAAACAAAGGAGATATTGCCAGAGGAAGTTCCAGTTGAGGAG GTAGTTGAAGTTTCCACTTCCAAAACTGAAAAACATGGACACAG TCCTCCCGTTCTATCTCCGACAAAGAATTTCCGGCATCGTGTTGATCAAGCAATGGATTCGTTGGAATCACTGGAGAAAGGATCAGATCATTAG
- the LOC123902758 gene encoding heavy metal-associated isoprenylated plant protein 37, protein MTKEEDFKLLKIQTCVLKVNIHCDGCKQKVKKLLQRIEGVYQVQIDAEQQKVTVSGCVDAATLIKKLVRSGKYAELWSQKTNNNQNQKQKNNNIVKDDKNKGQKQVVKALEAFKNQQKFPAFSSEEDGEYYGGYGDDDEEDDQETRYVMEAANQLQMMRQRVADANNAKKAIGAKMNNAGNVNGNSGKKGNSNQNMGGMKESANGIDQKTIAAMKLNNGHLVGNESLNLGESKRASEIGAMMNLAGFNGNNNGVGNATTILGGNSNGLGGFPVQTNNTNMIQGSSAAAIPNGGFVTGQYPASMMMNMNGFNNHPSSLMNMNMQQARHVMQQQQPQMMYHRSPYVPPNTGYYYNYNNYIPPVANYSSYANPSYPTEDNSAAHMFSDDNTTSSCSIM, encoded by the exons ATGACTAAAGAAGAAGACTTTAAGCTCCTTAAAATCCAG ACTTGTGTTCTCAAAGTGAACATTCACTGTGATGGTTGTAAGCAGAAAGTGAAGAAACTCCTTCAGAGAATTGAAG GTGTTTACCAAGTTCAAATAGATGCAGAACAACAGAAGGTAACAGTTTCAGGTTGTGTGGATGCTGCAACTTTGATCAAGAAACTAGTAAGATCTGGCAAATATGCTGAGTTATGGTCTcagaaaactaataataatcaGAATCAAAAGCAGAAGAACAACAACATTGTCAAAGATGACAAGAACAAAGGACAAAAACAAGTTGTCAAAGCACTTGAGGCCTTCAAAAACCAGCAGAAATTTCCTGCTTTTAGTTCCGAAGAGGACGGTGAATACTATGGTGGATACGGTGACGACGACGAAGAGGATGATCAAGAGACACGGTATGTCATGGAGGCAGCCAATCAACTTCAAATGATGAGGCAGCGTGTAGCCGATGCAAACAATGCGAAGAAAGCTATTGGAGCTAAGATGAACAATGCTGGCAATGTGAATGGAAATAGTGGTAAGAAAGGAAACTCAAATCAGAACATGGGAGGAATGAAGGAAAGTGCTAATGGTATTGATCAGAAAACAATTGCAGCTATGAAGTTGAACAATGGTCATTTAGTTGGTAATGAAAGTCTCAATCTTGGAGAATCCAAAAGGGCTAGTGAGATTGGTGCTATGATGAATTTAGCTGGTTTTAATGGTAATAACAATGGTGTTGGTAATGCTACTACTATTCTAGGTGGAAATTCCAATGGTTTAGGAGGTTTTCCTGTTCAAACCAATAATACTAATATGATTCAAGGTTCTTCTGCAGCTGCTATTCCAAATGGCGGTTTTGTTACCGGTCAATATCCAGCATCTATGATGATGAACATGAATGGTTTCAATAACCATCCATCTTCATTGATGAACATGAACATGCAGCAGGCAAGGCATGTTATGCAGCAGCAACAGCCTCAGATGATGTATCACAGGTCACCTTATGTTCCTCCTAACACTGGCTATTACTACAATTACAATAACTACATTCCTCCAGTTGCAAATTACTCATCCTATGCAAATCCTAGTTACCCAACGGAGGATAACTCTGCAGCACACATGTTCAGTGATGACAATACTACTAGCAGCTGTTCAATAATGTAA
- the LOC123902750 gene encoding CWF19-like protein 2 translates to MLSGVKFIPRDQVQDDNLDSVSKDRKKSDSRRKKDKRKGKSSRNISSDEDELDKIKKGSRKKKWYSSDESSSSYTTESESDRDDKKGRRKGKKKKGDGSSDYSGERSKRKTRSRSGKKEYTSEEGSSSSDGSDGSLGRQGKHRKSRTKDGSRENKIKGEATDMAANSTSEKDIARKEMGLDWMLRSESKRPTVSETKEILPEEVPVEESKKANPRELNPYLKDDGSGYPEEIDEVKVGASQLLSSSVVGDGGASWRLKALKRAQEQAAREGRSFQEVVGERWGSLGELTASVASKAAAPARAHLRAIKSRQRGVTEENSPDYDKPIQRDSKRDYIRNASHRHHEMKAPKVQDSLSWRKRKNQFVGAEGAEIIAAAASSLNKFANDGSFMRELVSRESGNSDGSVLESFEAEKVFSDVNTPGETNTVVQNKMSANQLAAKAMQLRLKGKNEEADKLMEEAKVLNTIQGNQDHAIRSKTEESSKRYAMQRISAEQKKGEDDADMHLARNIMQNKQFKVSTRADDEYDFEDGPSRKSRKKQGGEDPKNIQKKTNANRFLTQKERCLFCLENPNRPMHLVVSIANFTYLMLPQRQPLVPGHCCILPIHHESATRTVEDNVWVEIRNFKKCLIMMFAKQDKEAVFLETVMGLAQQRRHCMIECIPLPKDIAKEAPLYFKKAIDEAEDEWSQHNAKRLIDTSEKGLRNSIPKDFPYFHVEFGLNKGFVHVIDDEKQFKSNLGLNVIRGMLHLAEEDMYRRQRYEAVEVQKQAVSSFSKDWGHFDWTKQLHET, encoded by the exons ATGCTTTCTGGTGTGAAATTCATTCCTCGTGACCAG GTGCAAGATGATAACTTGGATTCTGTTTCCAAAGATAGAAAAAAATCAGATAGTAGAAGGAAAAAGGATAAAAGGAAAGGGAAGAGCTCTAGGAATATATCTTCTGATGAGGATGAGCTTGATAAGATAAAAAAAGGATCTAGAAAGAAGAAATGGTATTCGTCCGATGAAAGTTCTTCGTCTTATACAACTGAAAGTGAAAGTGACCGGGATGATAAGAAAGGGAGAAGGAAAGGGAAGAAGAAAAAGGGTGATGGTTCGTCGGATTATTCCGGTGAAAGGTCAAAACGAAAGACGAGGTCAAGGAGTGGTAAAAAGGAATATACATCGGAGGAAGGTTCATCTTCTTCAGATGGTAGTGATGGTTCTTTGGGTCGCCAAGGGAAGCATCGAAAGTCACGTACAAAAGATGGGAGTAGAGAGAATAAGATCAAAGGTGAAGCTACTGACATGGCAGCCAATTCTACAAGTGAGAAGGATATTGCAAGAAAAGAAATGGGATTGGATTGGATGCTTCGGTCTGAAAGTAAGAGGCCTACAGTTTCAGAAACAAAGGAGATATTGCCAGAGGAAGTTCCAGTTGAGGAG TCAAAGAAGGCAAATCCTAGGGAATTGAATCCTTATCTAAAGGACGATGGAAGTGGTTACCCCGAAGAAATTGACGAAGTTAAGGTTGGTGCAAGCCAACTTCTATCGTCTTCCGTTGTTGGGGATGGAGGAGCAAGTTGGAGACTTAAAGCTTTAAAGCGCGCACAAGAGCAAGCAGCTCGGGAAGGACGAAGCTTTCAAGAG GTTGTGGGAGAAAGGTGGGGTTCTCTTGGTGAGTTGACTGCATCTGTTGCATCAAAAGCAGCTGCCCCAGCTCGGGCTCATCTACGTGCTATAAAAAGTAGACAGAGAGGGGTAACTGAAGAAAATTCACCAGATTATGATAAGCCTATCCAAAGGGATTCTAAAAGG GACTACATAAGAAATGCTTCTCATCGGCACCATGAAATGAAAGCACCTAAAGTGCAAGATTCATTGTCTTGGAGAAAGCGCAAAAACCAGTTTGTTGGAGCTGAGGGTGCTGAGATCATCGCTGCAGCAGCATCTAGCTTAAATAAATTTGCTAACGACGGAAGCTTTATGCGTGAGTTAGTCAGTAGGGAGAGTGGTAACTCTGATGGTTCTGTTTTGGAAAGTTTTGAAGCGGAAAAGGTTTTTTCAGATGTAAACACACCAGGCGAAACAAATACAGTTGTACAGAATAAGATGAGTGCAAACCAGTTGGCAGCTAAGGCTATGCAACTTCGTTTGAAAGGAAAGAATGAAGAAGCTGATAAACTAATG GAAGAAGCAAAGGTTTTAAACACAATACAAGGAAATCAAGATCATGCAATTAGATCAAAAACGGAGGAAAGTTCTAAAAG GTATGCTATGCAGAGGATATCTGCTGAGCAGAAGAAAGGAGAGGATGATGCTGATATGCATCTTGCTCGCAATATAATGCAGAACAAGCAGTTTAAAGTTTCTACTCGGGCAGACGATGAATATGACTTTGAAGATGGTCCAAGCAGAAAGAGTAGAAAGAAACAAGGGGGTGAAGACCCTAAGAATATCCAAAAAAAGACAAATGCAAATCGATTCTTGACCCAGAAAGAACGTTGCCTCTTTTGTCTAGAGAATCCAAATCGGCCTATGCATCTTGTGGTGTCTATTGCAAATTTCACATATCTTATGTTGCCACAGCGGCAGCCCTTGGTACCCGGTCATTGCTGTATTCTACCCATTCAC CATGAATCAGCTACGAGAACCGTGGAGGATAATGTGTGGGTAGAAATTAGAAATTTCAAAAAATGTCTTATTATGATGTTTGCAAAGCAAGATAAGGAAGCGGTGTTTCTTGAAACTGTGATGGGATTGGCTCAGCAACGGCGCCATTGTATGATTGAGTGCATTCCCTTACCCAAAGATATTGCTAAAGAGGCTCCTTTATACTTTAAAAAG GCAATTGATGAAGCAGAAGATGAGTGGAGCCAGCACAATGCTAAAAGACTCATTGATACAAGTGAAAAAGGGTTGCGCAACTCCATTCCCAAGGACTTCCCATATTTTCATGTAGAATTTGGTCTAAACAAAGGTTTTGTCCATGTTATCGATGATGAAAAGCAGTTTAAGAGTAATCTTGGCTTGAATGTCATTAGAGGCATGCTGCATTTGGCTGAGGAAGACATGTATAGACGTCAAAGGTACGAGGCAGTGGAGGTGCAAAAGCAAGCTGTTTCCAGTTTCTCCAAAGATTGGGGACATTTTGACTGGACAAAGCAGCTACATGAAACATAA
- the LOC123902752 gene encoding cylicin-2-like isoform X1, which yields MLSGVKFIPRDQVQDDNLDSVSKDRKKSDSRRKKDKRKGKSSRNISSDEDELDKIKKGSRKKKWYSSDESSSSYTTESESDRDDKKGRRKGKKKKGDGSSDYSGERSKRKTRSRSGKKEYTSEEGSSSSDGSDGSLGRQGKHRKSRTKDGSRENKIKGEATDMAANSTSEKDIARKEMGLDWMLRSESKRPTVSETKEILPEEVPVEEVVEVSTSKTEKHGHRTVLPFYLRQRISGIVLIKQWIRWNHWRKDQIIRSRVLSSFRARRSTCHHSSLH from the exons ATGCTTTCTGGTGTGAAATTCATTCCTCGTGACCAG GTGCAAGATGATAACTTGGATTCTGTTTCCAAAGATAGAAAAAAATCAGATAGTAGAAGGAAAAAGGATAAAAGGAAAGGGAAGAGCTCTAGGAATATATCTTCTGATGAGGATGAGCTTGATAAGATAAAAAAAGGATCTAGAAAGAAGAAATGGTATTCGTCCGATGAAAGTTCTTCGTCTTATACAACTGAAAGTGAAAGTGACCGGGATGATAAGAAAGGGAGAAGGAAAGGGAAGAAGAAAAAGGGTGATGGTTCGTCGGATTATTCCGGTGAAAGGTCAAAACGAAAGACGAGGTCAAGGAGTGGTAAAAAGGAATATACATCGGAGGAAGGTTCATCTTCTTCAGATGGTAGTGATGGTTCTTTGGGTCGCCAAGGGAAGCATCGAAAGTCACGTACAAAAGATGGGAGTAGAGAGAATAAGATCAAAGGTGAAGCTACTGACATGGCAGCCAATTCTACAAGTGAGAAGGATATTGCAAGAAAAGAAATGGGATTGGATTGGATGCTTCGGTCTGAAAGTAAGAGGCCTACAGTTTCAGAAACAAAGGAGATATTGCCAGAGGAAGTTCCAGTTGAGGAG GTAGTTGAAGTTTCCACTTCCAAAACTGAAAAACATGGACACAG AACAGTCCTCCCGTTCTATCTCCGACAAAGAATTTCCGGCATCGTGTTGATCAAGCAATGGATTCGTTGGAATCACTGGAGAAAGGATCAGATCATTAGATCTAGAg TCCTGTCAAGCTTCCGAGCTCGCCGCAGCACGTGCCATCACTCCTCTCTCCATTAA